A genomic segment from Triticum dicoccoides isolate Atlit2015 ecotype Zavitan chromosome 1A, WEW_v2.0, whole genome shotgun sequence encodes:
- the LOC119351598 gene encoding transmembrane protein 234 homolog has protein sequence MPQIHRKRASMAAVGGDAASMVAVGLVWGATNALMRRGALVWDRRSRSLPAGTGAVRRWSDLLLTWQYSASFLANLSASAAFFRLLGDSPISVAMPVTNATTFAATAVAAALLGEATRAAPAALGTALIVLGVWVCIV, from the exons ATGCCCCAGATCCACCGCAAGCGGGCGAGCATGGCGGCGGTAGGCGGCGACGCGGCGAGCATGGTGGCGGTGGGCCTGGTGTGGGGCGCCACGAACGCGCTGATGCGCCGGGGCGCACTTGTCTGGGACCGCCGCTCCCGCTCCCTTCCTGCCGGCACCGGCGCCGTCCGGCGGTGG tccgacCTCCTGCTCACGTGGCAGTACTCGGCGTCGTTCCTCGCCAACCTCTCGGCCTCCGCCGCCTTCTTCCGCCTCCTCGGCGACTCGCCCATCTCCGTCGCCATGCCAGTCACCAACGCCACCACcttcgccgccaccgccgtcgccgccgcactccTCGGGGAGGCCACCCGCGCCGCGCCCGCCGCGCTCGGCACCGCGCTCATCGTCCTCGGCGTCTGGGTCTGCATTGTCTAA